Proteins from a single region of Rhipicephalus sanguineus isolate Rsan-2018 chromosome 5, BIME_Rsan_1.4, whole genome shotgun sequence:
- the LOC125758628 gene encoding Down syndrome cell adhesion molecule homolog, translated as MRNLAKYEVHYKRQQGSWDLVRVAPLEPRSGTDAETEDAASPSRLASASRVNGSWVSHELTGLSCGTQYHIYVVAVADRGRSEPSDTVFARTKGGVPTSPKREAFVTPNASSLTLRPSAWASGPSGCPVSHLAVEYRPRDGTGPWTVASRALQPREGPMTLHHLRPDTWYNLRVTVHTEAGTTSSEYAIRTLSASATLAGTLTITEYVTLNDELKLTWESALKICTVLPELMVVNGGGGVDSDLPLLVPITTSLSLVLAAATLVLAYVCCRRRSEPTFAKDHAKARFAGNLTHIVKDVFLRSSCLRELCY; from the exons ATGCGGAATCTGGCAA AGTACGAGGTGCACTACAAGAGGCAGCAGGGCTCCTGGGACTTGGTGCGCGTGGCTCCTCTGGAGCCAAGGTCTGGCACCGATGCTGAAACGGAAGACGCAGCTTCGCCGTCCAGGTTGGCCTCCGCCAGTCGCGTCAACGGCAGCTGGGTGTCCCACGAGCTGACCGGCCTTTCGTGCGGCACGCAGTACCACATCTACGTGGTGGCCGTGGCCGACAGGGGCCGCAGCGAACCCAGTGACACCGTGTTCGCAAGGACGAAGGGAGGAG TACCTACGTCGCCCAAGCGGGAGGCTTTCGTGACGCCCAACGCGAGCTCGCTGACCCTTCGTCCATCCGCCTGGGCCTCGGGTCCATCCGGCTGCCCCGTGTCGCACCTGGCCGTCGAGTACAGACCGCGCGACGGCACGGGACCCTGGACGGTGGCTTCGCGTGCCCTGCAGCCTCGAGAGGGTCCCATGACACTGCACCACTTACGGCCAGACACCTGGTACAACTTGCGCGTCACGGTGCACACAGAGGCCGGCACGACCTCATCCGAGTACGCCATCCGGACGCTGTCGGCTTCTGCCACGCTCGCAGGTACTCTAACCATTACTGAATACGTGACGCTCAATGACGAACTTAAGTTAACCTGGGAATCGGCTTTAAAAATAT GCACCGTGCTACCCGAGTTGATGGTCGTGAATGGCGGCGGTGGCGTGGACAGTGACCTGCCGCTGTTGGTGCCCATCACTACCTCGCTCAGCTTGGTCCTGGCCGCAGCCACCCTCGTGCTTGCCTACGTCTGCTGCAGGAGGCGCTCAGAGCCCACATTCGCCAAAGACCACG CAAAAGCACGCTTTGCAGGCAACCTTACGCACATCGTCAAAGATGTTTTTCTGCGCTCAAGCTGCCTTCGCGAGCTGTGCTATTAG